The following are from one region of the Salvia hispanica cultivar TCC Black 2014 chromosome 1, UniMelb_Shisp_WGS_1.0, whole genome shotgun sequence genome:
- the LOC125185276 gene encoding transcriptional regulator SUPERMAN-like, giving the protein MDDIEKHRENSDAPKLEEAKAKDKDEDEDAGVGRSYECSFCKRGFTNAQALGGHMNIHRKDKAKAKQKNQQQQHETSNKSKENPMFMQQKVSSSPDHPHHHHYKQMNYQVYLPSSNPSSRGGNSYSPLSRPEEADLWLRMGASPAGGGGGSNVEETEVDLELRLGHDK; this is encoded by the coding sequence ATGGATGACATAGAAAAACATAGAGAAAATTCCGATGCACCAAAGCTTGAGGAGGCCAAAGCAAAGGACaaggacgaggacgaggacgcGGGCGTTGGGAGGTCGTACGAGTGCAGCTTCTGCAAGCGCGGCTTCACCAACGCTCAAGCCCTCGGCGGCCACATGAACATCCACCGGAAGGACAAGGCCAAGGCCAAGCAGAAGaaccaacaacaacaacacgAAACCTCGAATAAGTCCAAAGAGAATCCTATGTTTATGCAGCAGAAGGTATCATCATCCCCTGatcatcctcatcatcatcactacAAGCAGATGAATTATCAAGTCTACTTGCCCTCGTCAAACCCTAGTTCTCGAGGCGGGAATAGTTATTCGCCTCTTTCAAGGCCGGAGGAGGCGGATTTGTGGCTGAGGATGGGAGCCTCGCCggctggtggtggtggaggtaGCAATGTGGAGGAGACTGAAGTGGATTTGGAGCTCCGGCTTGGCCACGACAAGTGA
- the LOC125205117 gene encoding transcriptional regulator SUPERMAN-like, producing MEKASNMKQMHHFKFKVPSFDFTSDRSNSNPSSVDGDLVAAGFSWPPRSYVCSFCKREFRSAQALGGHMNVHRRDRARLRQSPPRDGGGSGGQLCPLNLNLDPNPSFHPNPNSMKFPNFTSKLPPATPVTADFMKVRAARGFLGSSEIKKPGFVRLDLEIGLISPSSKEELDLELRLGYT from the coding sequence atGGAGAAGGCCAGCAACATGAAGCAAATGCATCATTTCAAGTTCAAAGTTCCGTCGTTCGACTTCACGAGCGACCGCAGCAACAGCAACCCTAGCTCGGTGGACGGGGATTTGGTGGCGGCCGGGTTCTCGTGGCCGCCGAGGAGCTACGTGTGCAGCTTCTGCAAGAGGGAGTTCCGGTCGGCTCAGGCGCTCGGGGGCCACATGAACGTCCACCGGAGGGACCGGGCGAGGCTGCGGCAGTCTCCGCCGAGAGACGGCGGAGGTAGCGGCGGTCAACTTTGTCCGTTAAACCTAAATCTTGACCCAAACCCTAGTTTTCACCCAAACCCTAATTCGATGAAATTCCCCAATTTCACTTCCAAATTGCCCCCGGCCACGCCCGTGACCGCGGATTTCATGAAGGTGAGGGCGGCGAGAGGGTTTCTCGGGTCGTCGGAGATTAAGAAGCCGGGGTTTGTGAGGTTGGATTTGGAGATTGGGCTGATTAGTCCATCTAGTAAGGAGGAGCTTGATTTGGAACTTCGACTCGGATACACTTAG
- the LOC125201121 gene encoding cellulose synthase-like protein G1 — MEKSSLPLNEWHSMKTQRAINRLHSFIHGAALSALFYYRISSISKTNSPILFLPHLLIFTAELTLSCLWLLSQASLWNPVARTAYPERLPGDDHLPSVDVFVCTADPAKEPSLEVMNTVISAMALDYPPDKLHLYVSDDGGSPVTLRALRRAREFVKVWVPFCKKYMVKERCPGVYFMREESGDHDFLVEKKAIEKAYEDFKNSLDKIIAEEDVKASRDHSPLIEVINDGNFNGTDSSNDDEMPLVVYVAREKRPSHPHNFKAGALNVLLRVSGMISNSPYILSLDCDMYCNDPTSVRQAMCFHLDPKLSQNLAFVQFPQIFHNIRRNHDIYDGALRFLWTKCDGLNGLNGPGLIGTAFYIKREALYGIRKLQPNVSPNQLKEYYGSSNEFIKSIYRSYKPNYPTNSLQKEVQLLASCSYDNGTKWGQEVGYRYFTVVEDYFTGLNLHCEGWISVYLNPSRPCFLGSSPMSLGDTLVQNTRWYLGLSQVALSKYSPLVYGALRMSLLQSMVYAELAYYPIYFLPVYILALVPQLFLLAGIPLYPEVSSPFFAVFAFVFISSQLKHAQEVMASGDSLTTWANEQRVWVIKSLTSYFFGSFNAILEKIGLTKASFVPTSKVMEDQVAKLYQMGKYDFRAPSIFMVILCTIYMVNLASFVVGFGRVLHNGRMNEMVMQAFVPLFGVVMHYPLMEGMVLRKDVGRVSPLVSILSTVISSLISAYAALIAR; from the exons ATGGAGAAGTCATCACTCCCTCTAAACGAATGGCATTCCATGAAAACTCAGAGAGCGATAAACCGCCTCCACTCCTTCATCCATGGCGCCGCTCTCTCAGCCCTATTCTACTACAGAATCTcttccatatccaaaaccaaCAGCCCTATTCTGTTTCTTCCCCACCTTCTCATCTTCACAGCCGAGCTAACTCTCTCATGTTTGTGGCTCCTCAGCCAGGCCTCGCTCTGGAACCCGGTGGCTCGAACCGCGTATCCCGAGAGGCTGCCCGGGGACGACCACCTGCCCTCTGTGGACGTGTTCGTGTGCACTGCTGATCCCGCGAAGGAGCCGAGTTTGGAGGTGATGAACACCGTTATATCGGCCATGGCGCTCGACTACCCTCCCGATAAGCTTCACCTCTATGTCTCGGACGATGGGGGGTCCCCTGTCACGCTACGCGCCCTGAGACGGGCGCGGGAGTTTGTGAAGGTGTGGGTCCCATTTTGTAAAAAGTATATGGTGAAGGAGAGGTGCCCTGGGGTTTATTTCATGAGAGAAGAGAGTGGTGATCATGACTTCTTGGTTGAGAAGAAGGCTATTGAG AAAGCATATGAGGATTTCAAGAATTCTTTGGACAAGATTATTGCTGAGGAAGACGTAAAGGCCAGCAGGGACCATTCACCATTAATCGAG gtTATCAACGATGGAAATTTCAACGGTACAGATTCGAGCAACGATGATGAGATGCCGCTTGTCGTCTATGTTGCTCGCGAGAAAAGGCCGTCTCATCCCCACAATTTCAAAGCCGGAGCTCTCAACGTTCTT CTCCGAGTATCGGGTATGATTAGCAACTCACCGTACATTCTATCGTTGGATTGTGACATGTACTGCAACGATCCGACGTCGGTTCGACAAGCAATGTGCTTCCATCTCGACCCTAAACTCTCGCAGAATCTTGCATTTGTTCAGTTCCCTCAAATATTTCACAACATCAGACGCAACCACGATATCTACGATGGTGCTTTGAGATTTCTTTGG ACGAAATGCGACGGCTTGAATGGGCTTAATGGGCCAGGCTTGATAGGGACGGCCTTTTATATAAAGAGAGAAGCACTCTATGGGATTCGGAAACTTCAACCAA ATGTTAGCCCCAACCAGCTCAAGGAGTATTATGGTTCGTCCAACGAATTCATCAAGTCGATTTACAGAAGCTATAAACCAAATTATCCAACCAATTCATTGCAAAAAGAGGTGCAATTGCTAGCTTCTTGTAGCTACGACAATGGCACAAAATGGGGGCAAGAG GTGGGATACAGATATTTTACAGTAGTTGAAGATTACTTCACAGGGTTGAATTTGCATTGCGAGGGGTGGATTTCAGTGTATTTGAACCCTTCAAGGCCATGTTTCCTAGGTTCATCTCCGATGAGCCTAGGCGATACACTTGTCCAAAACACGCGGTGGTATCTCGGACTCAGCCAGGTTGCTCTATCCAAGTATTCTCCCTTAGTCTATGGGGCGCTGCGAATGTCGCTTCTGCAAAGCATGGTCTATGCAGAACTGGCATATTACCCGATTTACTTCCTCCCCGTTTACATCCTCGCCCTCGTCCCTCAGCTCTTCCTCCTTGCCGGCATCCCTCTGTATCCCGAG GTTTCAAGTCCATTTTTTGCTGTGTTTGCATTCGTCTTCATCTCATCGCAACTCAAGCACGCGCAAGAGGTAATGGCATCCGGGGATTCCCTCACGACATGGGCGAACGAGCAAAGGGTGTGGGTGATTAAGTCATTGACATCTTACTTTTTTGGTTCTTTTAACGCGATCTTGGAGAAAATCGGCTTGACGAAAGCCAGCTTCGTGCCAACAAGCAAAGTCATGGAAGATCAAGTGGCCAAGCTTTACCAAATGGGGAAATATGATTTTCGAGCCCCGTCCATTTTCATGGTCATATTGTGCACCATTTACATGGTAAATCTTGCTTCCTTCGTCGTCGGATTCGGGAGAGTTTTGCATAATGGGAGGATGAATGAGATGGTGATGCAGGCTTTTGTACCATTGTTTGGTGTAGTTATGCATTATCCTTTGATGGAGGGAATGGTGTTGAGGAAGGATGTGGGAAGAGTTTCTCCATTGGTTTCGATTCTCTCTACTGTAATTTCCTCTCTAATTTCGGCTTATGCAGCTCTAATTGCTCGTTAA
- the LOC125214972 gene encoding cellulose synthase-like protein E1: protein MEKSSLPLNEWHSMKSQRAINRLHSFIHGAALSVLFYYRITSISAIAKTNSPILILPHLLIFTAELTLSCLWLLSQASLWNPVARTAYPERLPGDNHLPSVDMFVCTADPAKEPSLEVMNTVISAMALDYPPDKLHLYLSDDGGSPVTLRALRRAREFAKVWIPFCRKYRVQERCPGVYFMREESGGGGSDDHFFVDKKAIEKAYEDFKNSLGNIIAEADVKASRDHSPIIEVINDGNSNGTDSSNDDEVPLVVYVAREKRPSHPHNFKAGALNVLLRVSGMISNSPYILSLDCDMYCNDPTSARQAMCFHLDTKLSRNLAFVQFPQIFHNIRHNHDIHDGALRFIWTKWEGLNGLNGPGLAGTAFYIKREALYGIRKLQPDANPNQLKEHYGSSNDFIKSISKIFRPNYPTNALLTDVALQKEVQLLASCSYDNGTKWGKEVGYRYFAVVEDYFTGFNLHCEGWNSVYLNPSRPCFLGSSPMSLGDTLVQNTRWFLGLGQVALSKYSPLVYGALRMSVLQSMVYAELAFYAIYFLPVYILALVPQLCLLAGIPLYPEVSSPFFAVFVFIFLSSQLKHAQEVMAYGDSLTTWVNEQRVWVMKSLTSYFFASVNAILEKIGLTKASFVPTSKIMDDEVAKLYKIGKFDFQAPPIFMVILCTLYMVNLASFVVGFGRILQNGRMNEMVMQAFVPLFGVVMHYPLMEGMVLRKDVGRVSPSVSILSVAISSIVSAYAALVAC, encoded by the exons ATGGAGAAGTCGTCACTCCCTCTAAACGAATGGCATTCCATGAAATCTCAGAGAGCAATAAACCGCCTCCACTCCTTCATCCATGGCGCCGCTCTCTCAGTCTTATTCTACTACAGAATCACTTCCATTTCCGCCATAGCCAAAACCAACAGCCCTATTCTGATTCTCCCCCACCTTCTCATCTTCACAGCCGAGCTGACTCTCTCATGTTTGTGGCTCCTCAGCCAGGCCTCGCTGTGGAACCCGGTGGCTCGAACCGCCTACCCCGAGAGGCTGCCCGGGGACAATCACCTGCCCTCTGTGGACATGTTCGTTTGCACTGCTGATCCCGCGAAGGAGCCGAGTTTGGAGGTGATGAACACCGTTATATCGGCCATGGCGCTCGACTATCCTCCCGATAAGCTTCACCTCTATCTCTCGGACGATGGGGGATCCCCTGTCACACTCCGCGCCCTGAGACGGGCGCGGGAGTTCGCTAAGGTGTGGATCCCGTTTTGTAGGAAGTATAGGGTGCAGGAGAGGTGCCCTGGGGTTTATTTCATGAGAGAAGagagtggtggtggtgggagTGATGATCACTTCTTTGTTGACAAGAAGGCTATTGAG AAAGCATATGAGGATTTCAAGAATTCTTTGGGCAATATTATTGCTGAAGCAGACGTTAAGGCCAGCAGAGACCATTCACCAATCATTGAG gtGATCAACGACGGAAATTCCAATGGTACAGATTCGAGCAACGATGATGAGGTGCCACTTGTCGTGTACGTTGCTCGCGAGAAAAGGCCGTCTCATCCCCACAATTTCAAAGCGGGAGCCCTCAACGTTCTT CTCCGAGTATCGGGTATGATTAGCAACTCACCGTACATTCTATCGTTGGACTGTGACATGTACTGTAACGATCCAACATCGGCCCGTCAAGCAATGTGCTTCCATCTCGACACTAAACTCTCCCGGAATCTTGCATTTGTTCAGTTCCCTCAAATATTTCACAACATCAGACACAACCACGATATCCACGATGGTGCATTGAGATTTATATGG ACGAAATGGGAAGGCTTGAATGGGCTCAATGGGCCAGGCTTGGCAGGGACGGCCTTTTATATAAAGAGAGAAGCACTCTATGGAATTCGGAAACTTCAACCAG ATGCTAATCCTAACCAACTCAAGGAGCATTATGGTTCGTCCAACGATTTCATCAAATCgatttccaaaatttttagACCAAATTACCCAACCAATGCACTTCTCACCGATGTGGCATTGCAAAAAGAGGTGCAATTGCTAGCTTCTTGTAGCTACGACAATGGCACAAAATGGGGGAAAGAG GTGGGATATAGATATTTTGCAGTAGTTGAAGATTACTTCACAGGGTTCAATCTGCATTGCGAGGGTTGGAATTCAGTGTATTTGAATCCTTCAAGGCCATGTTTCCTAGGTTCATCTCCGATGAGCCTCGGGGATACTCTTGTCCAAAACACGCGGTGGTTTCTCGGACTCGGCCAGGTCGCTTTGTCCAAATATTCCCCCTTAGTCTATGGGGCGCTGCGAATGTCGGTTCTGCAAAGCATGGTCTATGCAGAACTGGCATTCTACGCGATTTACTTCCTCCCGGTTTACATTCTCGCCCTCGTCCCTCAGCTCTGCCTCCTTGCCGGCATCCCTCTGTATCCCGAG GTTTCAAGTCCATTTTTCGCggtgtttgtgtttatcttCCTCTCATCGCAACTCAAGCACGCGCAAGAAGTGATGGCGTATGGGGATTCACTCACGACTTGGGTGAACGAGCAAAGGGTGTGGGTGATGAAGTCATTGACATCTTACTTCTTTGCTTCCGTGAACGCGATCTTGGAGAAAATCGGCTTGACCAAAGCTAGCTTCGTGCCAACGAGCAAAATCATGGATGATGAAGTTGCCAAGCTTTACAAAATAGGGAAATTTGATTTTCAGGCCCCGCCCATTTTCATGGTGATATTGTGCACCCTttatatggtaaatcttgctTCCTTCGTCGTCGGGTTCGGGAGGATTTTGCAGAATGGGAGGATGAATGAGATGGTGATGCAGGCTTTTGTACCATTGTTTGGTGTAGTTATGCATTACCCTTTGATGGAGGGAATGGTGCTGAGGAAGGATGTGGGAAGGGTTTCTCCATCGGTTTCGATTCTTTCTGTTGCAATTTCCTCTATAGTCTCGGCTTATGCAGCCCTAGTTGCTTGTTAA